In the genome of Bradysia coprophila strain Holo2 unplaced genomic scaffold, BU_Bcop_v1 contig_232, whole genome shotgun sequence, one region contains:
- the LOC119076641 gene encoding uncharacterized protein LOC119076641, with translation MSHPHEDEIGEIIEYITGMRRTFNRKLDDHLFIMEQQNHRIEEQYRIIDEQRIIIDELAWQIRDLRDSVRQVSEQKSSCVCNYENHVSRHRSKEHNSVQGSNRINCRIEEIDEEHEDIYEKIDVTSNHPPADRSNPVPRTRNINPPSTPKYTEVNKLEPNKSNNVTINRTTRYIRPANSVQGTLPDRTDISNSLHDALNRLKFENLAERDSIDEEGTGDILLRTKPFKQFSRNSQRGSSKVMCSMVSDIEQDYLPNEEELDEENFVRISSRHVVSDAVIDYDDKGNTSKRAGVVL, from the exons atgtcgcaTCCCCACGAAGATGAAATTGGTGAAATAATCGAATACATTACCGGCATGCGAAGAACATTCAATCGTAAATTGGACGATCATTTATTTATCATGGAGCAACAGAATCATCGCATTGAAGAACAATATCGGATCATTGACGAACAGCGAATTATTATTGATGAATTGGCCTGGCAGATTCGCGATTTACGGGACTCGGTTAGACAGGTCAGCGAACAGAAAAGTAGTTGTGTGTGCAACTATGAGAATCATGTGTCCAGACATCGAAGTAAGGAACATAATTCGGTGCAAGGAAGTAATCGGATAAATTGTCGAATAGAAGAAATTG ATGAGGAACATGAGGACATTTACGAAAAAATCGATGTCACAAGCAATCATCCACCAGCAGACCGCTCCAATCCAGTCCCACGAACACGAAACATAAACCCACCATCAACACCAAAATACACCGAAGTTAATAAACTGGAACCGAATAAATCAAATAACGTCACAATTAACCGAACGACCCGCTATATTCGACCAGCGAATTCAGTGCAGGGAACATTGCCAGACAGAACGGATATATCGAATTCGTTGCACGATGCTTTGAATCGATTGAAATTCGAGAATCTGGCCGAAAGAGATAGCATCGACGAGGAAGGAACCGGGGACATTTTGCTGCGAACCAAACcgttcaaacaattttcgagGAATTCACAGCGAGGAAGCAGTAAAGTTATGTGCTCGATGGTGTCG GACATCGAGCAAGACTATCTGCCCAACGAAGAAGAATTGGACgaggaaaattttgttcgtattTCGTCGAGACATGTAGTTTCCGATGCTGTTATTGACTATGACGATAAAGGCAATACATCCAAAAGGGCTGGAGTTGTTTTGTAG